CCGATACTGGAACAGCTTGTTGGGCGTGGTACACGGGACATAAACGAAACGTCCGGAGGGATCAATCTCGACACTATGTGCCGCCAGATCGGCTTTCTGACGGTCGAGCAGTTCGTCGGTACAGATCCCGTCCACAATTCGATACACCGTGGCATCACCATTGCCATAACTGCAGGCTATCAGGTATCGCCCCTGTTTGTCGGTGCACAGATAGGGAGCGCCGCTGGAAATTCGCGAGGTCGCCAGCAGGGTGAGCGAACCATTGGCAGCTCGCTTAAACGTGGCAACACCGGCATGGTCACCTTCAAGTCCTGAAACCGCCGCATATAAAAATGCTCCGTTCGGCGAAATCCTCAAGGGACCGGGACTGACCGTCAGGTCGGTCGTGAACTTCCTGGTCAATGCGCCTGTGTCGTCATCCACAGCGTAGACGATAATCGATTTTGTAGTGGCCGAAGACAGATAAAGCACCTGGCCGCCCTGCACAAACGAGGTTGTGACAAACAGAATCGCCAGGAAAAACGCAGTCCGCAGAACATTCATCATGGTTCTGACTCGCAAAATTTCCAAAAAAATTACCCATTACCAGCTGCTGTGATACGACTCCAAGTGTATTGACAGAAGTCCCGTCAGCATACGCGATCAGCATACCCGGTGACAACGCGCGATATTAGTTTACCTCCGGTACCGCTATCGTGACAGCTGGTGCTGATCCCATGGAAACGTCATCGTCGGCTGATTGACGTAGCGATCCATTTTCAGAGTAAGGCGTCCACCACAGCCGGGGCCGAGTTCTACGGAAAAGTGCGACGCATCGATCTCCACACTGCTACCGGCACTCGAAGCCGATACGAATTGATGCTCAGCGTAACCTCCGGCCTGGATGACGACCGTCCGTGAGTCAAGTTGATTAACATTGACAAGCGTAACGACGACCTCATCGTCGGTCATATTCTCGATCAGGGCGGCGACTCCCTCAGGGACTCCGGCACGCCGTTCGGACGGATCGAAGTAGCGTAGCCGACAGCGCAGAGTCAATCCGTTCTTTGAAGGATAGAGGCCGCCCAGCATCAGTTCGACCAGCGATCGAGTCGCAGCCGGATTGAATCGCATAGGGTCATCGGCAAGCCGCGTGTCCGGAGTCGTTTCGTCGGCGCGCATGCCGGCGACCGCCCTTCGGATGTGTGCAAAGTCGTCCCGCAGCACCTGCTGCGGGTAGTTGGGATTCATTCCATTGAGGTACTTGAACCACGGATGAGACGGAACACGGCTGAGATCATCGTCTTTCATGGTTACGTAGTAGATCTCTTTCGTGCCGGCACTGTAGGGATCAGGCCGAAAGTTGTACCAGCCATCATCGCCGTACTTGTGCGGATAGAGTGTCTTTCCATCCACGATCTTTTTGTTGGAATTGACTTTGATAATCTGCTTCCGCCACAAAGTCACCAGACTGCGATCGCCTGTCAGCAGAAGTGCATTCATGAATCCTTCAATACCACGATTGAACGTGCTGCGGTGCGCCAGCGCGCCGGTTTGGGGAACGACAACCGTGAATCCCCAGCCATAGACCCCGCCATACCATTTGCCGTCAGCCGCGCTGCCGACTTTCCCGTCCAGTCCAATGTTCGTGGGAATTAAGAAGTCGTTCTCGATCATGCGTTTGCGCCAGGCCTCAACGTAGCCCACTATCCAGTCTTTGTATTTCGTGTCCTGCGTGATCATGTACGCGTTGAGCGCCAGTGCCGTAGCCAGCAGGTTCGACGGATGATCACCAACGATATCGTTGTAGTCTTTGAAGTGAGCGACCATCTGTTCGTAGGTGTTTTCACCATGTCGGGCGTCAAAGCGGCCTTCGACCTCGATCGGATCACCGGCCCAGTCGAGGCCTGTCGCTTTACGCAACAACGGACCTCTGCTGCCGTTGAACATGCTGCGAATCATCTTGTGTTTAAAGTCATAATTTGGAGCTTGCGGATCTTCATTCAAATAGAAGCCGGCGTAGCGTCGCACACGCTTTTGAAACTGCTCGTCGTACGGATCGGACAGTCCCTGCAGATTGAAAACGGTCAGACCTTCACTGTTGTGCAGCCAGTCGAACATGACCGGAAACTCTTTGTAGTACATGCCGTCGCGGGCAAACGGAACGTCAACGGTCCTGGCTTGTGTGAATTGCCGCAGGTGACCTTCCCACGCTTTCTTGTACATGTGCAGGATTGAATTCGGGGCACCTGCGGCGTGCAAAATGGGCCAACGCAGGAGACTCTCGATCGCGTCATCCGGACCATCGTTGCCGCCCCAGCGTTCAACGCACAGCAAGTACCCACGCTCATCGAAGTAGCGATCGAAATACTCCTGGCAAGCCACCGTATTGGCTCGCAACAGCTCGCGTTCCATCAACGCCCAGTTCGGTGGTGAGATCAGCTCATCAATCGCGATGCGGTGGTCCGCCAGACCGAGAGTCGGTGACAGCGCAAAACTGCAGAGACCCCAGAACAGAATACGAGTGAACAGTCGCATTTTTATCTCCCATGGAATTCGTTGATATGCCGATCGCACATCATGATGGAATCGCGACCTCACTCTTCGTCATGAGATGCACACGTTTTGAGGGGGAATTCCACCATCGTACGCGAAAGTGCGGAACAAAGTATCGTGGGAGAATCCGCTGACTGTCCGGCACTCAGGTCATCTGTGATGATCAACGGCATTCACGTGTCGTCGCTGGTCACTCCGCGCCGGGCCCCGGTCCGTGTTGTGAATATCCGATCAGACCGCGAAGCTTCGCTTCGGCACGTCAAACGGCATCCACCGTACCGGTGCTGTCGGCGAATCGGTCGGTCTCGACACCAAGTCGCTGCAGCATGGTCACAAACAGATTTGAAAGCGGGATGTCCTCGTGGGCCACCACTCTTTGCCACGGTTCCGGTGATTTACCGTCCCAAGGACCGCCCGCCGGCCTTTCAGGTCCATAGTTGAGATACTGTCCGTGGCGGAAGCCCATGTTCTTTCCACCGGACATAATCAGCGGGTAGTTGCGGGAAAGATGGAAGGCGCTTGATGCGGAACCGAACAGAAGCAGAGAGTTGTCCAGCATATTACCATCCATGCCAGGCTCGGGTGTGTCCTTCAGTCTTCCGACAAATCGTCCAAATTCTTCATTGAGAAAACGACAGTAGGTACCGAATCTCTTCCAGCCGTCTGGTCCCTTGGTGTCGTGTGACAGACCGTGTGATGCACTGAACCCAACGGCGCGAGCGAGATAGTCACTGATCCCCACGCCGTTCTCGCGACCAATCTGGTACGTCGCCACTCGCGTGGAATCGGTTTTAAACGCGAGATAGATCAGTTCATACATCGTCTGAAGATATGCACGGGGCTCTTCAGGAGTGAGGTCAAGTTTCAGGTGATCGGCATCGACTTCGGGAAGCGGTATGTTGACCCAGTGTTTTGCTTTTTCGACTTTGATTTCTGTATCGCGAACCGACTGGAGATACTCATCAAGTGTCTTCTGATCGTGGGGAGACAATGTCCTTCGCAAAGATCGTGCATCGGCCAGAAGGGTATCCAGAGCATTGTGGCTTAGCGCCAGGCGTTTTGCTGCATCGTCATCACTCTTTACAAACAGCATATCGAAGATGCGCTTTGGTCGATGTTCCGCCGGAATGGCCCGACCACTTCGATTAAAGGAGGCTGTGTGCGCACCACGCGGAGTACCAGTGCCTCCATCGGT
The DNA window shown above is from Fuerstiella sp. and carries:
- a CDS encoding DUF1552 domain-containing protein, translated to MNIQIDSLDRRFFLRGAGVALALPWFESSRQATAAAEQRTRPKRLACFYFPDGVPMPLAEDPAHKDWAWFPHGSGEDFTFTKCFETLEPLRSELTVLSGFSHPSVRSTHGHSNADQFLTGGHTGANGDYRNSISLDQEFAAHVGDQTRFSSLVMSTDGGTGTPRGAHTASFNRSGRAIPAEHRPKRIFDMLFVKSDDDAAKRLALSHNALDTLLADARSLRRTLSPHDQKTLDEYLQSVRDTEIKVEKAKHWVNIPLPEVDADHLKLDLTPEEPRAYLQTMYELIYLAFKTDSTRVATYQIGRENGVGISDYLARAVGFSASHGLSHDTKGPDGWKRFGTYCRFLNEEFGRFVGRLKDTPEPGMDGNMLDNSLLLFGSASSAFHLSRNYPLIMSGGKNMGFRHGQYLNYGPERPAGGPWDGKSPEPWQRVVAHEDIPLSNLFVTMLQRLGVETDRFADSTGTVDAV